In Methanocella paludicola SANAE, the sequence GAGCAGCTTCTGCACCTCGCCGACGGTAGGCTTGATGAATTCCAGCGAGCGGATGATACGGTAATGCTCGCCACTCATGTCCTTCGTGGACGCGTGCACCGCGCCGCAGCCGGTGTGCCCCAGGATCATGAGGATGGGCGTGTGCAGGTGGCCGACGCCGTACTCGATGCTCCCCAGGTTGGGCTCCACGCGGTTCCCGATGTTCTTGATCGAGAAGACCTTGCCGATCTCGTCGTCCAGGGACCTCTCGAGCACCCTGGAGTCCGAGCAGGAGACGATCGTGACGTCCGGGTGCTGGCCTTCCTGGATGCTGTCGTACTTGCCGGCCTTCGTGGCCTTTTCCGCGTACGTCTTGTTATAGCTCAGCTTATCCTGAAGCGTGGCGATACTCTTCTCTACCGATAGATGCTCTGTATGTTCCATTATATTGACCTCGGATGAAAAAGAAAAAAATGGGAGATCCTTAACGGATCTC encodes:
- a CDS encoding carbonic anhydrase produces the protein MEHTEHLSVEKSIATLQDKLSYNKTYAEKATKAGKYDSIQEGQHPDVTIVSCSDSRVLERSLDDEIGKVFSIKNIGNRVEPNLGSIEYGVGHLHTPILMILGHTGCGAVHASTKDMSGEHYRIIRSLEFIKPTVGEVQKLLIRKGGIASYMAEHPPTVKPISEEAYFETLVTEANVDRQIETALGDDKIRELVFSGKLMIVGAIYDFKDIYSTERGAVFVININGETDVAKLKALKALGGDGRVILNQIKRLLVY